In Candidatus Krumholzibacteriia bacterium, the genomic window CTGTGGGTGATGGGCGACGCCACCCGCCTGCGCGACGCGGTGCAGGCGCTGGTGGACAACGCCATCCGCTTCACCCCCGACGGGGGCAGTGTGCGCGTGTCGGCGAACAGCGAGGGCGATGAAGTCCGGGTGGTGGTGGAAGACACCGGCATCGGCATTCCGCAACACGAATTGAAATGGATATTCGAGAAGATCTACGAAGTCGGCGACCTGATGCACCACTCGTCGGGGACGTTCGGCTTTGGATCCAAGGGATTCGGGCTGGGGCTGGCACTGTGCAAGGCCATCGTGGAGGCACACGGTGGCCGGGTGGCGGTGGTCAGCACCCCGGGCCGCGGCAGCACCTTTACCATCGCGCTCCCGGCGGCAGGCTCAACTCCCAGAACGCCGGTGACGGCACCGGAGAAAGCAGGAACGCTGGTATGAAACACGCGCACGACGCCATGCACCTCGTCCCCACCCCGGCCGGCCGTATGCTGGCACTCGCGGCGCTGCTGGCACTGGCGCTGCTGGGCGTGACGGTGGACGCGCTGGCGCAGAGTTCCATCCAGGTGCGGGGGCTGGTGGACATCGTCGGCACCGACCAGGGGGGCTACCGCTACCTCAACACGGTCAACACCGGCGACTCCAACTTCGACGCGCTGCGCTCGCGCCTCTTCGTGGAGGGCCAGCGCGGCCAGACCTCGGTGTACCTGCAGTTCCT contains:
- a CDS encoding ATP-binding protein; translation: LWVMGDATRLRDAVQALVDNAIRFTPDGGSVRVSANSEGDEVRVVVEDTGIGIPQHELKWIFEKIYEVGDLMHHSSGTFGFGSKGFGLGLALCKAIVEAHGGRVAVVSTPGRGSTFTIALPAAGSTPRTPVTAPEKAGTLV